A stretch of Meiothermus cerbereus DSM 11376 DNA encodes these proteins:
- a CDS encoding ABC transporter permease has translation MSSLFPSARSSIFERETLLNLALQHLTITASAGALVILIGLPLAIFVTRPVGSGFRPLLENIVAVGQTFPPVAVLALALPFFGFGSTGAVLALFLYGLLPVVRNSLEAFTYLPADVLDAARGMGYSRWQLLWHVELPLALPVILAGVRTSLVLILATATVAPLVGGGGLGVPIIAGLAVSNLAFVAQGAIAVALLALLLDWTMGRLEKVLTPWRS, from the coding sequence TTGTCCAGCTTATTTCCCAGCGCACGCAGCTCGATCTTCGAACGCGAAACCTTGCTGAATCTTGCCCTTCAACACCTCACCATCACGGCAAGTGCGGGTGCCTTGGTCATTCTGATTGGATTGCCGCTGGCGATTTTTGTCACCCGGCCTGTGGGGTCTGGCTTTCGACCTCTGCTCGAGAATATCGTGGCTGTTGGACAAACCTTCCCACCGGTGGCGGTGCTGGCGCTGGCCCTGCCCTTCTTTGGCTTCGGCTCTACCGGGGCGGTGTTAGCGCTGTTCCTATACGGCCTGCTACCGGTGGTGCGCAACAGCCTTGAGGCCTTTACTTATTTGCCCGCCGATGTGCTGGATGCGGCCAGAGGGATGGGCTATTCGCGCTGGCAGTTGCTCTGGCACGTCGAACTGCCGCTGGCCCTTCCGGTGATCCTTGCGGGCGTCCGCACCAGCCTGGTGTTGATTCTTGCGACCGCCACGGTGGCCCCGCTGGTGGGTGGCGGTGGGCTGGGCGTACCGATCATCGCAGGGCTGGCAGTAAGCAATTTGGCCTTCGTGGCACAAGGAGCCATAGCCGTTGCCTTGTTGGCGCTCTTGCTGGACTGGACGATGGGGCGACTGGAGAAGGTGCTCACGCCCTGGCGCAGTTAG
- a CDS encoding ABC transporter ATP-binding protein, translating into MIRFENVVKRYGDFEALKGVRLEVAEGQLVTLLGPSGCGKTTLLRTVNRLIEPSEGTVFIGEQDVRQLDEVELRRGIGYVIQSIGLFPHMSVLENVMVVPRLLGWSKEKREARAREMLALVGLEPQTFAGRFPRELSGGQAQRVGLARALAADPPVLLMDEPFGAVDPPTRERLQDEFLRLQSELKKTVLFVTHDLEEAVRISDRICLMNSGRVEQYDTPEVLLRSPKTPFVRDFLGPSRTLLRLSRIPLNDLIEPLGTHRPAVSIKRSATARDAFSLLLANGIRGLAVTDEGGQVVGLVRLESLLTAASEEEP; encoded by the coding sequence TTGATCCGCTTCGAGAATGTCGTCAAGCGCTACGGGGATTTCGAGGCGCTCAAGGGTGTGCGTCTTGAAGTAGCTGAGGGTCAGCTGGTGACTTTGTTGGGGCCTTCTGGGTGTGGCAAAACCACCCTGCTTCGCACGGTCAACCGCCTCATCGAGCCCAGTGAAGGCACGGTGTTCATCGGCGAGCAGGACGTGCGCCAACTGGACGAGGTGGAACTGCGTCGGGGCATCGGTTACGTGATCCAGAGCATCGGGCTATTTCCCCATATGAGCGTGCTCGAGAACGTGATGGTGGTGCCGCGGCTGCTGGGCTGGAGTAAGGAAAAGCGCGAGGCCAGGGCCAGGGAGATGCTGGCCCTGGTGGGTCTGGAGCCGCAAACCTTTGCGGGGCGTTTCCCGCGCGAGCTCTCGGGCGGTCAGGCCCAGCGGGTTGGGCTCGCCAGGGCGCTGGCCGCCGACCCGCCGGTGCTGCTGATGGACGAGCCTTTTGGCGCGGTAGACCCGCCTACCCGCGAGCGTTTACAGGACGAATTTCTCAGGCTGCAAAGCGAACTCAAGAAGACCGTTTTGTTTGTGACCCACGACCTGGAGGAAGCCGTGAGGATTTCCGACCGCATCTGCTTGATGAACAGCGGTCGCGTTGAGCAGTACGATACACCGGAAGTGCTTTTGCGTAGCCCCAAGACGCCTTTCGTACGTGATTTTCTGGGGCCATCGCGCACCCTGCTGCGGCTCTCCCGCATCCCGCTGAACGACCTGATAGAGCCGCTGGGCACACACCGGCCTGCCGTCAGCATCAAGCGCTCAGCGACGGCTCGAGATGCCTTCTCGCTCTTGCTTGCCAATGGTATCCGCGGCCTGGCTGTGACCGACGAAGGAGGTCAGGTGGTGGGGCTGGTGCGCCTGGAGTCGCTCCTGACTGCGGCCTCGGAGGAGGAACCATAG
- a CDS encoding ABC transporter permease, with the protein MRETPPRYLDPVAGLAAGLGVLALLLPWLELKSSRIAPGEPFHVWDWQGFGALALLILWAGVARAQGPAQVGLLGLALLAWGLLTGQGADALLSGQPESARVSPAGGFWLTLLALYVGYFAAYRQGGWILLTVLLGLALLLGLGAFDRLGPVVEFQSWREQFFTELWRHLSLSGSAVLLAVVVGVPLGVLAAGNPRMGWVLGVTGFLQTIPSLALFGLLLPLLAAISQGLRLEIALGAIVLGMFAFRLLWAVSGWLAVSLALSLGLLALAMAGAWLNSLLGPDPLRIVLGAPLQESGVRGIGAAPAVLALTLYALLPLVLNTYTGLRGVPEDARDAGRGMGMSPEQLFWRVELPLALPLILEGIRSAASLTIGITTVAALIGAGGLGFFILRGVEGGAPDMVLLGAVPIILLALLVDSALRFASMALRRRVGI; encoded by the coding sequence GTGAGGGAGACGCCCCCGCGCTACCTCGATCCGGTGGCTGGGCTGGCCGCTGGCCTGGGGGTTCTGGCCCTGCTGTTGCCCTGGCTCGAGCTCAAATCCAGCCGAATCGCTCCCGGTGAACCTTTTCATGTGTGGGACTGGCAGGGTTTTGGCGCTTTGGCGCTCCTCATTCTCTGGGCCGGGGTTGCGAGGGCACAGGGGCCTGCGCAGGTAGGGCTGCTCGGGCTGGCCTTGCTGGCCTGGGGGTTGCTAACAGGGCAGGGTGCGGACGCTTTGCTCAGTGGGCAGCCGGAGAGTGCTCGAGTCTCCCCGGCGGGCGGCTTCTGGCTCACCCTGCTGGCCCTGTACGTGGGCTACTTTGCCGCCTACCGTCAGGGGGGCTGGATTTTGCTGACGGTGCTACTAGGCCTGGCCCTTTTGCTGGGGTTGGGTGCTTTCGACCGGCTAGGGCCGGTGGTGGAGTTCCAGTCCTGGCGTGAGCAGTTTTTTACCGAGCTATGGCGCCATCTTTCGCTCTCTGGCAGCGCGGTGCTACTGGCGGTGGTGGTGGGGGTGCCGCTGGGCGTGCTGGCCGCGGGCAACCCCCGCATGGGCTGGGTTCTGGGTGTGACCGGCTTCTTGCAGACCATCCCTTCACTGGCCTTGTTCGGGCTGCTGCTGCCGCTGCTGGCGGCAATCTCGCAGGGGCTGCGCCTTGAAATCGCGCTGGGCGCGATCGTGCTGGGGATGTTCGCCTTTCGCCTGCTGTGGGCCGTGTCGGGCTGGCTGGCGGTCTCGCTGGCGTTGTCGCTGGGCCTGCTGGCGCTGGCGATGGCTGGAGCCTGGCTCAATAGCCTGCTCGGCCCCGACCCACTTCGCATTGTGCTGGGCGCGCCTCTGCAAGAATCGGGCGTGCGGGGTATCGGCGCAGCCCCCGCCGTTTTGGCCCTTACCCTTTACGCGCTGCTGCCGCTGGTGCTCAACACTTACACCGGCCTGCGCGGCGTGCCCGAGGACGCTCGCGACGCTGGACGCGGTATGGGTATGAGCCCGGAGCAGCTCTTCTGGCGGGTCGAGCTGCCGCTGGCCCTACCGCTGATCCTGGAAGGCATTCGCAGCGCGGCCTCGCTCACCATCGGCATCACCACTGTTGCGGCGCTGATCGGCGCGGGCGGGCTGGGCTTCTTCATCCTGCGCGGGGTGGAAGGTGGCGCACCCGACATGGTTTTGCTGGGTGCGGTTCCCATCATCCTGCTGGCTCTGCTGGTGGACTCGGCCCTGCGGTTTGCCAGTATGGCCCTTAGACGGAGGGTGGGCATTTGA